A genome region from Penaeus vannamei isolate JL-2024 chromosome 20, ASM4276789v1, whole genome shotgun sequence includes the following:
- the LOC113816939 gene encoding uncharacterized protein, which yields MAAALLPGLLLLALSLGFPLASAENRALPRNLPSIMFLKPGQWSTSVIFKVLFEDAGVQNASFSLNMQWYAVELSRNENKTVVLRFPPLSGKEFSCCTGKELLNYHASYEGDIEWSEACPEDAPEDLLALCPTTESTSDTSDQRPPESSFSPAPRHQNSTSTASDSGNSTTKTEDLDAETKKILWIALPTGIGLLLVLVVALVCFLYTKSREYQPPTDVSYPARSRFDNGVASEEEDTV from the exons ATGGCCGCCGCCTTGCTTCCCGGCCTCCTGCTGCTGGCGCTGAGCCTCGGCTTTCCTCTGGCCTCGGCGG AGAATAGAGCCCTTCCCCGGAACCTGCCATCCATCATGTTTTTGAAGCCCGGCCAGTGGTCAACCAGTGTCATCTTTAAAGTCTTATTTGAGGATGCAGGGGTACAAAATGCATCCTTTTCCCTTAATATGCAGTGGTATGCAGTTGAACTTTCCAGG AACGAAAACAAAACCGTTGTTCTCCGTTTCCCACCTCTTTCCGGCAAAGAATTCTCCTGCTGTACTGGCAAGGAACTGCTGAATTACCATGCGTCCTATGAGGGGGATATCGAATGGAGTGAGGCGTGTCCTGAGGATGCACCTGAGGACCTCCTTGCCCTCTGCCCGACTACAGAGTCAACATCAG ACACCAGTGATCAACGCCCCCCAGAATCCTCGTTCAGCCCAGCACCCAGACACCAAAACTCTACTTCTACCGCTTCAGATTCCGGAAACTCAACCACCAAGACTGAAGATTTAGATGCCGAGACGAAGAAGATCCTGTGGATTGCATTGCCCACAGGAATAGGTCTCCTCCTGGTCCTGGTGGTGGCTTTGGTTTGCTTCCTGTACACGAAGTCGAGGGAGTATCAGCCACCGACCGATGTGAGCTACCCGGCAAGAAGCCGGTTCGATAACGGGGTGGCATCTGAGGAGGAAGATACAGTCTAA